The region TTCCCTATTGTATTTTTTGTTGCACCAGCTGTAAATAAATTAACAAATAGATTAGTTAGAGAGCATCATTAATCAAAATACTTAAAGTCATCATCTTCACTCTTATCTTTTTTTCTATTTTTAAATTTCCACATAGTTAAGAAATATTTGATTGAAGAGATGCTTATAAGTATAGAGATAATAAGAAGTAAAATAAAACCTATTATATATAGCGTTTCCATTTTATTTATTTGTTTTTGTCACTTTCATATTGCAAGAAGTTTTGAGATCCCCCTGAACTTCCACCTTTTTTCGCATTTTTATCAGGTACATTTTCAACACCTTTAAAATCATCAAACCATTTTAGTTCTGAAGGCATTCTTGCGTTATCTCTACTTTTAGAAGCAGAGCTAAAGTCAAATCCATCTGATATACTTATTTTATGGTAAGCAATGAATGATAGTATAATTATTACAACTACAGAAAGAATTTTAATTAGAGTTTCTAATACAAAATGAGTTGTAGTTTTCTTTTTTTGTGTTTTATAATTTTTTGCCATATATCATTATACACAAAAATCATTAATTTTTAGGTATTATTGTTTTATGAAAATATTTCAGAAAGAACTTAATTTAAAAAATTATCCTAGAGGATTTCATTTAATAACTGATGAAGTTATAAATAGTTTGAATGAGATAAAAATGATTGAAGTAGGAACATTAAATTTATTCCTAAAACACACAAGTGCAAGCCTAACAATTAATGAAAATTGTGATAGTAGTGTAAGAAGTGATATGGAAAATTTTATAAATGATGTGGTATCAAATAAAAATTATTTTAGACATACTTATGAGGGGGAAGATGATATGCCAGCTCATATAAAGTCATCAATTTTTGGAGTTTCAGTAACTATCGCTATAACAAATGGAAAACTTAATCTTGGAACTTGGCAAGGGATATATCTGGGTGAACATAGAGATTTTGGTGGAAGTAGAAAAATAGTTGCTACTATTATGGGTATTTAGAAAAATACAATCAAGTAAAACTTGACTGTATTTTACAAAAAGTGACCCAATTCATCTTTTTTTGTTTTTAAATAGTTTTCATTAAATTTGTTTGTTTTAGTTATTGCTGGGATTCTTTCAACAATCTCAATATCTGTACTTTCTATAAAATCGATTTTTCTAGGATTGTTTGTGATAAGCCTCATCTTTTTTACTCCTAAATTTTTTAGTATATAATCTATAGCCCTATAATCTCTTTCATCTTCTTTAAAACCTAATTTCAAATTTGCTTCTACTGTATTGAAACCTTGGTCTTGCAAATTGTAGGCATTTACTTTATTTACTAAACCTATATTTCTTCCCTCTTGTCTATGATAAATAACCAATCCACCTTCTTTTGAAATAAGTTCTAAGGCTAAATTTAGTTGGTTGTTACAATCACATTTTAAACTACCAATACTATCCCCTGTTAGACATTCACTATGAATTCTTACAAGTGGTGCTTCTATGGAAGAAAAATTTTTACTCATAATTGCAAGATGTTCTTGGCAACCATCTTTATAAGCTTTTATATCAAACTTTCCAAATCTTGAAGGAAGATTTGCTATTTTTGATTCAACAATTGTTTTTTCATCTTTTTCTTTTATATAAGATCTAAAAAAACAAGATTTAGCACCTGTATGACAAGCTGATTTACCCACTTGTTCTATTATTACTAAAACTGTATCTTCATCACAATCAACTCTTAAATCAATCAATTTTTGAATATGTCCACTACTTTCACCTTTTTTCCAAATTCTATTTTTGCTTCTTGAAAAATAGTGAACAATTTTAGTTTCTACAGTTAAATCTAATGCTTCTTTATTCATATATCCTAGCATTAGAACCTCATTTGTTCCATATTCTTGTGTTATTACAGGAACTAAACCATTTGATTTTTTAAAATCTATTTCCATTTTTTCTCTTTTCATATTCATTTTTTTATACTTTTAAAAATAAAAACTATTAATGCACAAATTGAACTAGCCATAATAATAGATGGGCCTGAACTTAAATCAAATTGATAAGAGAGACTAAGTCCTATAATTGTAAATAAAATAGAAAGTAAAGCAGAAGTAATCATCATAGAAATTAAACTTTTACAAAAAAAGCTTGATATGTAAATTGGAATTGTAAGTAGGGCAATAACTAAAATCAATCCTACTACTTTTATTGAAATTACTATAGTTAAACTTGATAATATTAGGATAAGAGTATAAAAA is a window of Halarcobacter sp. DNA encoding:
- a CDS encoding secondary thiamine-phosphate synthase enzyme YjbQ, with the translated sequence MKIFQKELNLKNYPRGFHLITDEVINSLNEIKMIEVGTLNLFLKHTSASLTINENCDSSVRSDMENFINDVVSNKNYFRHTYEGEDDMPAHIKSSIFGVSVTIAITNGKLNLGTWQGIYLGEHRDFGGSRKIVATIMGI
- the ribA gene encoding GTP cyclohydrolase II; the protein is MVESKIANLPSRFGKFDIKAYKDGCQEHLAIMSKNFSSIEAPLVRIHSECLTGDSIGSLKCDCNNQLNLALELISKEGGLVIYHRQEGRNIGLVNKVNAYNLQDQGFNTVEANLKLGFKEDERDYRAIDYILKNLGVKKMRLITNNPRKIDFIESTDIEIVERIPAITKTNKFNENYLKTKKDELGHFL